A single Triticum dicoccoides isolate Atlit2015 ecotype Zavitan chromosome 2A, WEW_v2.0, whole genome shotgun sequence DNA region contains:
- the LOC119352806 gene encoding uncharacterized protein LOC119352806 encodes MALRSLVRKLPALGARSPPVAPRMGPVHALSPAAGSRLMSHGGTGGQVVYSDDDKTLANQREEIKHMTAEFDQSMKDISKNLDDMDLVERRCKEDLANFHRRLHNMQKVVNVALIVLVPISVLKFLSL; translated from the exons ATGGCGCTGCGCTCCCTCGTCAGGAAGTTGCCGGCCCTCGGTGCCAGGTCGCCGCCGGTGGCCCCCCGTATGGGGCCGGTCCACGCGCTCTCGCCGGCGGCGGGTTCTCGCCTCATGTCCCACGGTGGCACG GGGGGTCAAGTGGTTTATTCTGATGATGATAAAACGCTGGCCAATCAGCGCGAGGAAATAAAGCACATGACTGCAGAGTTTGACCAGAGTATGAAGGATATATCCAAGAATTTGGATGATATGGATTTAGTTGAGAG GCGTTGCAAGGAGGACTTGGCAAATTTCCACAGGAGGCTGCATAACATGCAGAAGGTGGTCAATGTTGCTCTTATTGTGCTGGTGCCTATAAGTGTTCTGAAATTTTTGTCTCTGTAG